The following coding sequences lie in one Rutidosis leptorrhynchoides isolate AG116_Rl617_1_P2 chromosome 4, CSIRO_AGI_Rlap_v1, whole genome shotgun sequence genomic window:
- the LOC139842193 gene encoding putative F-box protein At1g67623: MDVRDRQPNMLEDLPSKMIVEILSKVGQDSSAQLFIAKSVCKAFERHSEHALVYKRLSFDRWCISPWGDPKLAHILFMAMYSGNPNAIFRYGLRAYFDSIYPNIGLHSLEKPANMQLKEACYVYGLVLFASHQTQKKNLEL, encoded by the coding sequence ATGGATGTtagggatagacaaccgaatatgttAGAAGATCTACCATCGAAAATGAttgttgaaatcttgtctaaagttggtcaaGATTCATCGGCCCAATTATTTATAGCAAAGTCGGTTTGCAAAGCATTTGAAAGGCATTCcgagcatgccttggtttataaaagactttcattTGATAGGTGGTGTATCTCACCTTGGGGAGACCCTAAGTTGGCCCATATTTTATTTATGGCTATGTATTccggaaaccctaatgcaattttccgctATGGGTTAAGGGCTTATTTTGATTCTATATACCCCAATATAGGACTACATTCATTAGAAAAACCTGCAaatatgcaacttaaagaagcatgttatgtttatggtTTAGTCTTGTTTGCCTCACACCAAACACAGAAAAAGAACCTCGAATTATAA